One Amaranthus tricolor cultivar Red isolate AtriRed21 chromosome 1, ASM2621246v1, whole genome shotgun sequence DNA window includes the following coding sequences:
- the LOC130802949 gene encoding zinc finger CCCH domain-containing protein 2-like, translating into MGSVCADHHHHHHHKFHPLISPKKSLQDLNIPPRKLLSRRSDISDCYSPSSDAAAALMHKFLPCNGDSSPKSDNDFDSDDDPYSSDEFRMYEFKIRKCTRSRSHDWTDCPFSHPGEKARRRDPRRFHYSGTICPEYRRTGGCTRGDECEFAHGVFECWLHPARYRTEACKDGKNCKRKVCFFAHSPRELRVLPVEDDGDDKHHKHQLQQQQCCKYCCTLSPTSILGMSANFSSPPISPSLSPPMSPMKAMTARGLAGLTRYSDRVSACGSKGLSYEDMVIADILGSFDGMNLSETLSPNKQGRGLWVDVNGYDDNGIADDYVSPSVFSSRNLFTANSDSSVSGAVFNTINNNGAVEDSPDLGWVNELLM; encoded by the coding sequence ATGGGAAGTGTTTGTGCTGATcaccaccatcaccaccaccacaaatttcaccctcttatctCTCCCAAAAAATCTCTTCAAGATCTTAATATCCCTCCTAGAAAGCTCCTTTCTCGCCGGAGTGACATCTCTGATTGCTACTCACCTTCTTCTGATGCTGCTGCTGCTCTCATGCACAAGTTTCTCCCCTGTAATGGCGATTCCTCCCCCAAATCTGATAATGATTTTGATTCCGATGATGATCCGTACTCGTCTGATGAGTTTCGGATGTATGAGTTTAAGATCCGGAAATGTACTCGTAGCCGTTCTCATGACTGGACTGACTGTCCTTTCTCTCATCCCGGGGAGAAAGCTCGGCGCCGTGACCCGCGGCGTTTTCACTACTCCGGCACAATCTGCCCTGAGTATCGCCGAACAGGTGGATGTACGCGCGGCGACGAATGCGAATTCGCGCACGGAGTTTTCGAGTGTTGGCTGCATCCGGCTAGGTACCGCACGGAGGCGTGCAAGGATGGGAAAAATTGTAAGCGTAAGGTTTGTTTTTTCGCTCATTCACCTCGTGAACTTAGGGTTCTTCCCGTGGAAGACGACGGCGATGATAAGCATCATAAGCATCAGCTACAGCAGCAGCAATGTTGTAAGTATTGTTGTACACTTTCTCCTACTTCAATTTTGGGAATGTCCGCCAATTTTTCTTCTCCTCCGATATCTCCATCCCTTTCCCCTCCGATGTCACCAATGAAGGCGATGACTGCACGGGGGTTAGCTGGGTTAACTCGGTACTCGGACAGAGTTTCTGCATGTGGTAGTAAAGGATTGAGCTATGAAGATATGGTGATTGCTGATATTTTGGGATCTTTTGATGGTATGAATTTGAGTGAAACATTAAGCCCAAATAAGCAGGGTCGAGGATTGTGGGTTGATGTTAATGGGTATGATGATAATGGCATTGCTGATGATTATGTCTCTCCCTCTGTTTTCTCATCAAGGAATCTATTTACTGCTAACTCTGATTCTTCTGTATCTGGAGCTGTATTCAACACCATTAACAATAATGGTGCCGTTGAAGATAGTCCTGATCTCGGTTGGGTTAATGAACTTCTCATGTAA